Proteins encoded within one genomic window of Brachybacterium muris:
- a CDS encoding bifunctional metallophosphatase/5'-nucleotidase yields MFVSPARRVARGASVGLGAAALAFGAAVVPLGAAVAAEPGETVTLVTFNDFHGALSVGKPFACTVTNALAGDENSGLISAGDSVGGSEFASAVQNDEPTLDFLNALGVQATAVGNHEFDQGKDDLMDRLVPRSGFPILAANVYFEDTDERLLEPYAIVEAGGVKVAVVGAVTTLTPSKVSPVAVEGLEFRDPVDSVNAAVEELKASGEEFDVIVASYHEGAGASADPGTAPSAGDRAIFTKIVEQTSADVDAIFNGDSHREYAFDAAGPDGELRPVIQAGSSGSHIGSVELVLGDDQDWDVVEGGTQLIPVETVKDSDEPTAEALAGCATDPAYIAASGVAEQALADAEEVGAAPVGEIEGDITTAWNSSKAEYVDGTWTRTDTGAAKGDDRSRFSAAGNMLADSMKWFLEDRGGYEGQEIIGFMNPGGIRAEFWYEASGSEGDGVVTYAEANNVTPFGNTLNSGEVTGAQFKQILEEQWRIADGKEAFLAFGVSENVTYAYDPTRELGDRIIDLKINGEPIDPEATYTIVAASFLFEGGDGMTTLAQASNIRDTGVLDRDALSTYFEKNSPVAPDYAQRQLSVQILESGEYNDEEGIDQDPVLRLGNLESLSLGAPQIEKVIVDAGEYGTFEAPYLLDEESGRYFGDVTLTDWLCVPEGTVVPLTVTVVPENGTEFVIDIPAFTWEQGGPPASCDDDDDNEQPAPEKPKPENPGKPENPGKPENPGKPENPGKPENPGKPENPGKPENPGKPENPGKPENPGKPENPGKPENPGKPENPGKPENPGKPENPGKGNSRSNLARTGSEAAPWAAGIAVATLAGLGALGVRHRLSRD; encoded by the coding sequence ATGTTCGTTTCCCCCGCACGCCGCGTCGCGCGCGGCGCCTCCGTGGGTCTGGGCGCTGCCGCCCTCGCCTTCGGTGCCGCCGTGGTGCCGCTCGGTGCAGCCGTCGCCGCTGAGCCCGGTGAGACCGTCACGCTGGTCACCTTCAACGACTTCCACGGCGCACTGAGCGTCGGAAAGCCCTTCGCCTGCACGGTCACCAACGCCCTGGCGGGCGATGAGAACTCCGGGCTCATCTCCGCCGGCGACAGCGTAGGCGGCTCCGAGTTCGCCTCCGCCGTGCAGAACGACGAGCCCACCCTGGACTTCCTGAACGCCCTGGGCGTGCAGGCCACTGCGGTGGGCAACCACGAGTTCGACCAGGGCAAGGACGACCTGATGGACCGCCTCGTGCCCCGCAGTGGCTTCCCGATCCTCGCCGCCAACGTGTACTTCGAGGACACCGACGAGCGCCTGCTGGAGCCCTACGCGATCGTCGAAGCGGGCGGCGTGAAGGTCGCCGTGGTCGGCGCGGTCACCACCCTGACCCCCTCCAAGGTGAGCCCCGTCGCCGTCGAGGGCCTGGAGTTCCGTGACCCGGTGGATTCTGTGAACGCCGCCGTCGAGGAGCTGAAGGCCTCCGGCGAGGAGTTCGACGTCATCGTCGCCTCGTACCACGAGGGCGCAGGCGCCTCCGCCGATCCCGGCACCGCTCCCTCCGCCGGGGACCGCGCGATCTTCACCAAGATCGTCGAGCAGACCTCCGCCGATGTCGACGCGATCTTCAACGGCGACTCCCATCGCGAGTACGCCTTCGACGCCGCCGGTCCCGACGGCGAGCTGCGCCCCGTCATCCAGGCCGGTTCCAGCGGCTCCCACATCGGCTCGGTCGAGCTCGTGCTCGGGGACGACCAGGACTGGGACGTCGTCGAGGGCGGCACCCAGCTGATCCCGGTGGAGACCGTCAAGGACTCCGACGAGCCCACCGCCGAGGCGCTCGCCGGCTGCGCCACCGATCCCGCTTACATCGCCGCCTCCGGTGTGGCTGAGCAGGCACTGGCCGACGCCGAGGAGGTGGGCGCCGCTCCCGTCGGCGAGATCGAGGGCGACATCACCACTGCCTGGAACTCCTCCAAGGCCGAGTACGTGGACGGCACCTGGACCCGCACCGACACCGGGGCCGCCAAGGGTGATGACCGCTCCCGCTTCTCCGCCGCCGGCAACATGCTGGCCGACTCGATGAAGTGGTTCCTTGAGGACCGCGGCGGCTATGAGGGCCAGGAGATCATCGGCTTCATGAACCCCGGCGGCATCCGCGCCGAGTTCTGGTACGAGGCCTCCGGCAGCGAGGGCGATGGCGTGGTCACCTACGCCGAGGCCAACAACGTCACCCCCTTCGGCAACACCCTGAACTCCGGTGAGGTCACCGGCGCGCAGTTCAAGCAGATCCTCGAGGAGCAGTGGCGGATCGCCGACGGCAAGGAGGCCTTCCTCGCCTTCGGTGTCTCCGAGAACGTCACCTACGCCTACGACCCCACTCGTGAGCTGGGTGATCGCATCATCGACCTCAAGATCAACGGTGAGCCGATCGACCCGGAGGCCACCTACACGATCGTGGCGGCCAGCTTCCTGTTCGAGGGTGGCGACGGCATGACCACCCTGGCCCAGGCCTCCAACATCCGCGACACCGGCGTGCTGGACCGCGATGCACTGTCCACCTACTTCGAGAAGAACTCCCCGGTCGCCCCGGACTACGCGCAGCGTCAGCTGTCGGTGCAGATCCTGGAGAGCGGCGAGTACAACGACGAGGAGGGCATCGACCAGGATCCGGTGCTGCGACTGGGCAACCTGGAGTCCCTGAGCCTGGGCGCCCCCCAGATCGAGAAGGTCATCGTGGACGCCGGCGAGTACGGCACCTTCGAGGCCCCCTATCTGCTCGACGAGGAGTCCGGCCGCTACTTCGGCGATGTCACCCTTACCGACTGGCTGTGCGTGCCCGAGGGCACCGTGGTGCCGCTGACGGTCACCGTGGTCCCCGAGAACGGCACCGAGTTCGTGATCGACATCCCCGCCTTCACCTGGGAGCAGGGTGGCCCGCCGGCCTCCTGCGACGATGACGACGACAACGAGCAGCCTGCCCCCGAGAAGCCCAAGCCCGAGAACCCCGGTAAGCCCGAGAACCCCGGTAAGCCCGAGAACCCCGGTAAGCCCGAGAACCCCGGTAAGCCCGAGAACCCCGGTAAGCCCGAGAACCCCGGTAAGCCCGAGAACCCCGGTAAGCCCGAGAACCCCGGTAAGCCCGAGAACCCCGGTAAGCCCGAGAACCCCGGTAAGCCCGAGAACCCCGGTAAGCCCGAGAACCCCGGTAAGCCGGAGAACCCGGGCAAGCCCGAGAACCCCGGCAAGGGCAACTCCCGCTCGAACCTGGCCCGCACCGGCTCCGAGGCCGCTCCCTGGGCCGCAGGCATCGCCGTCGCGACCCTGGCCGGCCTGGGCGCCCTGGGCGTGCGCCACCGTCTGAGCCGCGACTGA
- a CDS encoding NAD(P)/FAD-dependent oxidoreductase codes for MVLGITRRRRAVPAKDGASWPHVVIVGGGFAGANAVLGLRDARVRVTLIDRNVYKTFQPLLYQVATAGLNPGDVTMFLRGLSLTVPNMRYRQGEVTGVDPERRVVSIQGGGDRVVEMDYDYLVLAGGATTTFFGTKGAEEHAMPMYTRSQALAIRDRVFAELERSSRESAAAHSAGKRFEDRLHVAVVGGGPTGVEIAGALADFRKQELDILYPEMDPGTLQITLIQRGEELIKEFRPSFRQYAAQELEKRGVTLALGEGVEEVGYDFVRLADDRVLEADITIWAAGVGIPDEVAQWGLPQDKRGRIAVDEHLQVEGHPGVYAAGDMGGGENALPQLARPAVEQGKHVAKMIAAEVAGKPRTPFTYRNPGTMATIGRHAAIAEIPHFPDLSGSVGWAAWLAVHVGQLLGHRNQRAVSMNLLSLYGGTRATHQPNPVVGEVNSFAAARAFEEHATKRKFGEGAKG; via the coding sequence ATGGTTCTCGGTATCACCCGTCGTCGTCGTGCCGTCCCCGCGAAGGACGGCGCCAGCTGGCCCCATGTGGTGATCGTGGGCGGTGGTTTCGCCGGCGCGAACGCAGTGCTGGGGCTGCGCGATGCCCGGGTGCGCGTGACCCTGATCGACCGCAACGTGTACAAGACGTTCCAGCCGCTGCTGTACCAGGTGGCCACGGCCGGCCTGAACCCCGGGGACGTCACCATGTTCCTGCGCGGCCTGTCCCTCACGGTTCCGAACATGCGCTACCGCCAGGGCGAGGTCACCGGCGTGGATCCCGAGCGCCGCGTGGTCTCCATCCAGGGCGGCGGTGACCGGGTGGTGGAGATGGACTACGACTACCTGGTGCTGGCCGGCGGCGCCACCACCACGTTCTTCGGCACCAAGGGCGCCGAGGAGCACGCGATGCCGATGTACACCCGCTCCCAGGCCCTCGCGATCCGCGACCGAGTGTTCGCCGAGCTGGAGCGCTCCAGCCGCGAGAGCGCCGCCGCGCACTCCGCCGGCAAGCGCTTCGAGGACCGCCTGCACGTAGCGGTGGTGGGCGGCGGCCCCACCGGGGTGGAGATCGCCGGGGCCTTGGCCGACTTCCGCAAGCAGGAGCTGGACATCCTGTACCCGGAGATGGACCCGGGCACCCTGCAGATCACCCTCATCCAGCGCGGCGAGGAGCTGATCAAGGAGTTCCGCCCCAGCTTCCGCCAGTACGCGGCCCAGGAGCTGGAGAAGCGCGGGGTCACCCTGGCGCTTGGCGAGGGCGTGGAGGAGGTGGGCTACGACTTCGTGCGACTGGCCGATGACCGCGTGCTCGAGGCCGACATCACCATCTGGGCGGCCGGCGTGGGGATCCCCGACGAGGTGGCCCAGTGGGGCCTGCCGCAGGACAAGCGGGGCCGCATAGCGGTGGACGAGCACCTGCAGGTGGAGGGCCATCCCGGCGTGTACGCGGCCGGTGACATGGGTGGCGGCGAGAACGCCCTGCCGCAGCTGGCGCGCCCCGCGGTGGAGCAGGGCAAGCACGTGGCCAAGATGATCGCCGCCGAGGTGGCCGGCAAGCCCCGCACCCCGTTCACGTACCGCAACCCCGGCACCATGGCCACCATCGGCCGGCATGCCGCGATCGCGGAGATCCCCCACTTCCCGGACCTGTCCGGCTCGGTGGGCTGGGCGGCGTGGCTGGCTGTGCACGTGGGCCAGCTGCTGGGGCACCGCAACCAGCGGGCGGTGTCGATGAACCTGCTGTCCCTGTACGGCGGGACCCGCGCCACCCATCAGCCGAACCCGGTGGTGGGCGAGGTGAACTCCTTTGCCGCAGCCCGCGCGTTCGAGGAGCATGCAACGAAGCGGAAGTTCGGCGAGGGCGCGAAGGGCTGA
- a CDS encoding AAA family ATPase, whose protein sequence is MAEESHAVIDEITTVIEGKPEVARTALLVLLAGGHLLIEDIPGVGKTMLAKCLAAALGAEQHRIQFTPDLLPGDVTGASVFNQATTQFEFRPGAVFTQVLLADEINRASPKTQSALLEAMEERQVTVDGSTYPLSEPFMVVATANPVEMEGTYRLPEAQRDRFLAQTTMGYPTASAEARMLDAQTGPVREGDREVVDSVRARTTPAAMAQHIRDVRRVYASPPLLDYVVRLAEATRSHPQVTLGASPRAAVHLVRAAKAYAALAGRTYAEPQDVRSMIAPVWRHRLHLSPQALSRGAGAGDLLDQVLRTTPVS, encoded by the coding sequence ATCGCCGAGGAGTCCCACGCCGTGATCGACGAGATCACCACCGTGATCGAGGGCAAGCCGGAAGTGGCCCGCACTGCCCTGCTGGTGCTGCTGGCCGGCGGGCACCTGCTGATCGAGGACATCCCGGGCGTGGGCAAGACGATGCTCGCCAAGTGCCTGGCCGCTGCGCTGGGCGCCGAGCAGCACCGCATCCAGTTCACCCCCGACCTGCTGCCCGGCGACGTCACCGGTGCCAGCGTGTTCAACCAGGCCACCACCCAGTTCGAGTTCCGCCCCGGTGCCGTGTTCACCCAGGTGCTGCTGGCCGACGAGATCAACCGTGCCTCCCCCAAGACCCAGTCGGCCCTGCTGGAGGCCATGGAGGAACGGCAGGTCACCGTGGACGGCTCCACCTACCCGCTGTCCGAGCCGTTCATGGTGGTGGCCACCGCCAACCCCGTGGAGATGGAGGGCACCTACCGCCTGCCCGAGGCGCAGCGCGACCGCTTCCTGGCCCAGACCACCATGGGCTACCCCACCGCGAGCGCCGAGGCGCGGATGCTCGATGCGCAGACCGGCCCGGTGCGCGAGGGCGACCGCGAGGTGGTGGACTCCGTGCGCGCCCGCACCACCCCCGCGGCGATGGCCCAGCACATCCGCGACGTGCGCCGCGTGTACGCCTCCCCGCCGCTGCTGGACTACGTGGTGCGCCTGGCCGAGGCCACCCGCAGCCACCCCCAGGTCACCCTGGGCGCCTCCCCGCGCGCCGCCGTGCACCTGGTGCGCGCCGCCAAGGCCTACGCCGCGCTCGCCGGCCGCACCTACGCCGAACCCCAGGACGTGCGCAGCATGATCGCGCCGGTGTGGCGCCACCGCCTGCACCTGAGCCCGCAGGCCCTCTCCCGCGGTGCCGGGGCAGGGGACCTCCTGGACCAGGTGCTGCGCACCACGCCCGTCTCGTGA
- a CDS encoding DUF58 domain-containing protein gives MTHGHGTRPGTSVRPTARAIVVLVCAVVLWVLADLTRVMPARVLAAALLLTVVIGGACIALSLVGLGVRRYVVDDVVPVGTRARLQVDLAPGALIGSMPLGRAVIREDLPAALGGRGDLPLGARMPHALNVSRRGTHQMGLLHIVVQDVFGMFHLRRTIDDGARIVGLPVAEEIGSAAARATGIAQEQQQSAVPAPGIGEIGPIARPYAAGDDIRRIHWRASARTGNLMTREDEPPAGRSALIVLDNRRHGADSADGIGDPDAPPSDALVAAEDRLLDHAASVLAGLRDHGWEVRVVDADGDEITRAERHRGRLGASLLGREADAVGERASLLALADVGFDDDSRPAFRASQGAEHATGHPQVVIALGTDDGVPFADLELDRFTGRARHRTAIALAPEQATDDDVPAPTSTTTADGWTMVRGSPRHQLSDLLTAAAPGSES, from the coding sequence GTGACCCACGGCCACGGCACCCGCCCCGGCACCAGCGTGCGCCCCACCGCTCGCGCGATCGTGGTGCTGGTGTGCGCCGTGGTGCTATGGGTCCTGGCCGACCTCACCCGGGTGATGCCCGCCCGGGTGCTCGCCGCCGCCCTGCTGCTCACCGTCGTGATCGGCGGCGCCTGCATTGCCCTCAGCCTGGTGGGGCTGGGGGTGCGCCGGTACGTGGTGGACGACGTCGTCCCCGTGGGCACCCGCGCCCGCCTCCAGGTGGACCTCGCCCCCGGGGCCCTGATCGGCTCGATGCCCCTGGGTCGTGCCGTGATCCGGGAGGACCTGCCGGCTGCTCTGGGTGGCAGGGGCGACCTGCCGCTGGGGGCGCGCATGCCGCACGCCCTGAACGTCAGCAGGCGCGGCACCCACCAGATGGGTCTGCTCCACATCGTGGTCCAGGACGTGTTCGGCATGTTCCACCTGCGCCGCACCATCGACGACGGCGCCCGCATCGTCGGGCTGCCGGTGGCCGAGGAGATCGGCTCCGCGGCCGCCCGCGCCACCGGCATCGCCCAAGAGCAGCAGCAGTCGGCCGTGCCCGCCCCCGGGATCGGGGAGATCGGCCCGATCGCCCGCCCGTACGCTGCCGGCGACGACATCCGCCGCATCCACTGGCGCGCCAGTGCCCGCACCGGGAACCTGATGACCCGGGAGGACGAACCCCCGGCCGGCCGCAGCGCCCTGATCGTGCTGGACAACCGCCGCCACGGTGCGGACAGCGCCGATGGCATCGGTGACCCCGACGCCCCGCCGTCGGACGCCCTGGTCGCCGCCGAGGACCGCCTGCTGGACCACGCTGCCTCCGTGCTGGCCGGCCTGCGCGACCATGGCTGGGAGGTGCGCGTGGTGGACGCCGACGGCGATGAGATCACCCGGGCCGAACGCCACCGCGGCCGGCTCGGGGCATCCCTGCTGGGCCGTGAGGCCGACGCGGTGGGGGAGCGGGCATCCCTGCTGGCCCTGGCCGACGTGGGCTTCGACGACGACTCCCGCCCCGCGTTCCGCGCCTCCCAGGGCGCCGAGCACGCCACCGGGCACCCCCAGGTGGTGATCGCCCTCGGCACCGATGATGGGGTCCCCTTCGCCGACCTCGAGCTGGACCGTTTCACCGGTCGCGCCCGCCACCGCACCGCCATCGCCCTGGCGCCGGAACAGGCGACCGACGACGATGTTCCCGCCCCCACCTCCACCACCACCGCCGACGGCTGGACCATGGTGCGGGGAAGCCCCCGGCACCAGCTGAGCGACCTGCTCACCGCCGCAGCCCCGGGGAGCGAGTCATGA
- a CDS encoding DUF3488 and transglutaminase-like domain-containing protein — protein MSPLLGRPGLQGSHLVRRALLLGVAIVIASAPLSILLAGSSWLVIPLMACAVVIGSGTLLRSLLRSSVLVPVLQLVVIAGMLLAVQRMQGVTDPGGGLGALIGAQPGIIVTGLQELTGALPPVVLQPHGAVVVLLMICLVVLGLDLMFLDLGWHTPTALLLMGFILAPALQQPSGGQWWTAIGPVIAGLLIFSARTLHGDPAYLEGDQRPQAGPLRNRGRVVTSVAVCTLLVVGLTLPLSAALPQTAPPRIPLSMDLVNQWQGTQTPQLGPVMIDDSVSVRQELLRGEEREVLRYTTTDETPSYLRLTTLPRYDDGDFVAGPGMPWDPQAETPAFSNLTLDRMPVDPATEQLAEHTITLQDLGGPRAPLPDNVRGLDTGTLDTAEVSIGDPGAVEVDTAGIIGNPYTVISEERRTTPEQLRAVPAEQLQGPFEQGVVSGEVPQVAADLAEQLATDAGAENAYDTAVAYQEHFRTSYAYSLTVRTPPGADPLQTFLDNRIGYCEQFAAAFALMMNAQGYPTRVVIGFTAGMRDGEEWVVTSHNAHAWPEVWFGPEHGWVPFEPTPAAAANGVNPPDHTDPDTVPEGEDQVEEPTAGEVTPEAPTPGEPTAPTPTTGEETDDAGDTGGQGTEGAAGGGVQPWGVLAVVLLIGALAGAVLWLGRRRTAALEGRWQAAADDGPQALASRAWSELDQAVQARQQRIRWLGWSSWYGRPPVQMHLDAALPPNEALASLLAQAREGRIPVEDRHEQAAERLGQAVHQARYAPGGAVAADAGGASPAGARADAGARAGADTGTAGTGPAGGALRKDVDTLTELLTRAPRRSS, from the coding sequence ATGAGCCCGCTGCTGGGCCGGCCCGGCCTGCAGGGCAGCCACCTGGTGAGGCGCGCACTGCTGCTGGGCGTGGCCATCGTGATCGCCTCGGCCCCGCTGTCGATCCTGCTGGCCGGCTCGTCCTGGCTGGTGATCCCCCTGATGGCCTGCGCCGTCGTGATCGGCTCCGGGACGCTGCTGCGCTCCCTGCTGCGCTCCTCCGTGCTGGTGCCGGTGCTGCAGCTGGTGGTGATCGCGGGCATGCTGCTGGCCGTGCAGCGCATGCAAGGGGTGACCGACCCCGGCGGCGGCCTGGGAGCGCTGATCGGCGCCCAACCGGGCATCATCGTCACCGGCCTGCAGGAACTCACCGGCGCCTTGCCGCCCGTGGTGCTGCAACCCCACGGCGCAGTGGTGGTGCTGCTGATGATCTGCTTGGTGGTGCTGGGGCTGGACCTGATGTTCCTTGACCTGGGCTGGCACACCCCCACAGCGCTGCTGCTGATGGGCTTCATCCTCGCCCCTGCCCTGCAGCAGCCCTCCGGCGGCCAGTGGTGGACGGCGATCGGCCCGGTGATCGCGGGCCTGCTGATCTTCTCGGCCCGCACCCTGCACGGCGATCCCGCCTACCTCGAGGGCGACCAGCGCCCCCAGGCCGGGCCCCTGCGCAATAGGGGGCGGGTCGTCACCTCCGTCGCGGTCTGCACCCTGCTGGTGGTGGGCTTGACGCTGCCGCTGTCCGCCGCTCTGCCGCAGACGGCCCCGCCCCGCATCCCCCTGTCGATGGACCTGGTCAACCAGTGGCAGGGCACCCAGACCCCGCAGCTGGGCCCGGTGATGATCGACGACTCCGTCTCGGTGCGCCAGGAGCTGCTGCGCGGCGAGGAGCGCGAGGTGCTGCGCTACACCACCACCGACGAGACCCCCTCCTACCTGCGCCTGACCACCCTGCCCCGCTACGACGACGGCGACTTCGTGGCCGGGCCCGGCATGCCCTGGGACCCGCAGGCCGAGACCCCCGCCTTCTCGAACCTCACCCTGGATCGCATGCCCGTGGACCCGGCCACGGAGCAGCTCGCCGAGCACACCATCACTCTGCAGGACCTGGGCGGCCCCCGGGCCCCGCTGCCGGACAACGTGCGCGGCCTCGACACCGGCACCTTGGACACCGCCGAGGTCAGCATCGGCGACCCCGGTGCGGTGGAGGTCGATACCGCCGGCATCATCGGCAACCCCTACACGGTGATATCCGAGGAGCGCCGCACCACCCCCGAGCAGCTGCGGGCGGTGCCTGCCGAGCAGCTCCAGGGGCCCTTCGAGCAGGGCGTGGTCAGCGGGGAGGTCCCGCAGGTCGCTGCGGACCTGGCCGAGCAGCTCGCCACCGACGCCGGCGCCGAGAACGCCTACGACACGGCCGTGGCCTACCAGGAGCACTTCCGCACCTCCTACGCCTACTCCCTGACCGTGCGCACCCCGCCCGGAGCCGACCCGCTGCAGACCTTCCTGGACAACCGCATCGGCTATTGCGAGCAGTTCGCTGCCGCCTTCGCGCTGATGATGAACGCGCAGGGCTACCCCACGCGCGTGGTCATCGGCTTCACCGCCGGTATGCGCGATGGCGAGGAATGGGTGGTCACAAGCCATAACGCCCACGCCTGGCCGGAGGTGTGGTTCGGGCCCGAGCACGGCTGGGTGCCGTTCGAGCCCACCCCCGCCGCGGCCGCCAACGGCGTGAACCCACCGGACCACACCGATCCCGACACTGTCCCCGAGGGGGAGGACCAGGTCGAGGAGCCCACTGCCGGGGAGGTCACCCCCGAGGCCCCCACCCCCGGCGAGCCCACCGCGCCCACCCCCACGACGGGCGAGGAGACCGACGACGCCGGCGACACCGGCGGGCAGGGCACCGAGGGCGCTGCCGGTGGCGGCGTGCAGCCCTGGGGAGTGCTCGCCGTGGTGCTCCTGATCGGCGCGCTCGCCGGCGCGGTGCTGTGGCTGGGACGCCGCCGCACCGCGGCACTGGAGGGACGCTGGCAGGCAGCGGCTGACGACGGCCCACAGGCCCTGGCCTCCCGGGCCTGGTCGGAACTGGACCAGGCCGTGCAGGCCCGGCAGCAGCGCATCAGGTGGCTGGGCTGGAGCAGCTGGTACGGCAGGCCCCCGGTGCAGATGCACCTGGATGCGGCCCTGCCACCCAACGAGGCACTCGCCTCGCTCCTGGCCCAGGCACGGGAGGGGCGGATCCCTGTGGAGGACCGCCACGAACAGGCCGCCGAGCGACTGGGCCAGGCCGTGCACCAGGCTCGCTACGCGCCGGGAGGGGCAGTGGCGGCCGACGCCGGTGGCGCCTCACCCGCCGGCGCCAGAGCGGACGCCGGAGCTAGAGCCGGAGCCGACACCGGGACTGCAGGGACGGGCCCGGCCGGGGGAGCTCTGCGGAAGGACGTCGACACCCTCACCGAGCTGCTCACCCGCGCCCCGCGCCGCAGCAGCTGA
- a CDS encoding cytochrome c oxidase assembly protein, with translation MGHGHDGHAASATGWALFEAAAAAVLVCAAVGYAVALWAARDRSPWPRRRTAAWYAGLACVAIGLIGPLAAAAHSSFTAHMAAHLALGMAGPLLLVLGAPVTLALRALPVSRARALTRLLRTPYVWVITHPVVAAVLNAGGLWLLYTTLLYPMMHISVLLHAVIHAHIVLAGYLFTASLIGPDPDPHRTSMTVRSVVLIVFIAAHSVLAKWLYAHPPAGVDAADGRRGAQLMYYGGDAVDVVLIVLLFAGWYAASRPREPLAPVPASGS, from the coding sequence ATGGGGCACGGCCACGACGGCCACGCGGCATCGGCGACCGGGTGGGCACTGTTCGAGGCCGCAGCCGCCGCGGTGCTGGTGTGCGCTGCGGTGGGGTACGCGGTCGCGCTGTGGGCGGCACGGGACCGCAGCCCCTGGCCCCGCCGTCGCACGGCTGCCTGGTACGCGGGCCTGGCGTGCGTGGCGATCGGGCTGATCGGTCCGCTGGCGGCGGCCGCCCACTCCAGCTTCACCGCGCACATGGCGGCTCATCTGGCGTTGGGCATGGCGGGCCCGCTGCTGCTGGTGCTGGGCGCCCCGGTCACCCTGGCCCTGCGCGCGCTGCCGGTGTCGAGGGCGCGGGCGCTGACGCGTCTGCTGCGCACCCCGTATGTATGGGTGATCACCCATCCGGTGGTCGCAGCCGTGCTCAACGCGGGTGGGCTGTGGCTGCTGTACACCACCTTGCTCTACCCGATGATGCACATCTCGGTGCTGCTGCACGCGGTCATCCACGCGCACATCGTGCTGGCGGGCTACCTCTTCACCGCGTCGCTGATCGGGCCCGACCCGGATCCGCACCGGACCTCGATGACGGTGCGCTCCGTGGTGCTGATCGTGTTCATCGCGGCGCACTCCGTGCTGGCCAAGTGGCTGTATGCGCACCCCCCGGCGGGCGTGGACGCAGCGGACGGGCGGCGCGGGGCGCAGCTGATGTACTACGGCGGGGACGCCGTGGACGTCGTGCTGATCGTGCTGCTGTTCGCCGGCTGGTACGCCGCATCCCGGCCCCGGGAGCCGCTCGCGCCGGTACCGGCCTCCGGAAGCTGA
- a CDS encoding DUF2243 domain-containing protein → MSAAVAGRPDRRGKRNPDRRTVASGFLFGCGIAAAMIDLFVFHLVLQWHHFYDLSTTRVALTADGFFHAFAWFITVGGLFLLADVRRRSTVVWPRWIGAVVTGLGFFQLLDGVLNHKVLGVHQVRYGVDLLPYDVAWIGSAVLLLLIGMLILWRTRPDAAPGADPAAGTGTSTS, encoded by the coding sequence ATGTCAGCGGCCGTGGCGGGGCGCCCGGATCGGCGCGGAAAGCGGAATCCTGACCGCCGCACGGTGGCTTCCGGGTTCCTGTTCGGGTGCGGCATCGCCGCGGCGATGATCGACCTGTTCGTGTTCCACCTGGTGCTGCAGTGGCACCACTTCTACGACCTCTCCACCACCCGGGTGGCGCTCACCGCCGACGGCTTCTTCCACGCCTTCGCCTGGTTCATCACGGTGGGGGGCCTGTTCCTGCTGGCCGATGTGCGGCGCCGCTCCACTGTGGTGTGGCCCCGGTGGATCGGCGCGGTGGTCACGGGCCTCGGATTCTTCCAGCTGCTGGACGGGGTGCTGAACCACAAGGTGCTGGGGGTCCATCAGGTCCGCTATGGCGTGGACCTGCTGCCCTACGACGTGGCGTGGATCGGCTCGGCGGTCCTGCTGCTGCTGATCGGCATGCTGATCCTGTGGCGCACCCGCCCGGACGCCGCCCCGGGCGCCGATCCGGCGGCCGGTACCGGCACCAGCACCAGCTGA